Proteins co-encoded in one Papaver somniferum cultivar HN1 chromosome 5, ASM357369v1, whole genome shotgun sequence genomic window:
- the LOC113279200 gene encoding uncharacterized protein LOC113279200, whose protein sequence is MNRALHAKWVWRYEKEKKALWRSIIHQKFGGHVDALVPNDCSKPVGKILWTGILKSKPIVQLSRNKHATVGEMMEFTEGNQAWNLNFSRVLKNDEVDMVANLLQLISNPHIAENGDDTIIWIPGNAFSVRSCYLALQDDGFLRFPYKSIWNPIIPMKVIFFAWYFCYNAAPTLDSIGKSIVINACILCKKAPETNTHLFLHREETGKLWNFFFNSFKTHWVFGIDVRTTMWEWCRKKRKSLKRRLYFCNLVDNVE, encoded by the exons ATGAACAGAGCTTTACATGCTAAATGGGTTTGGAGatatgagaaagaaaagaaagctcTTTGGAGGTCTATCATTCATCAAAAATTTGGAGGGCATGTAGATGCTTTAGTGCCAAATGACTGTTCTAAACCTGTAGGAAAAATTCTTTGGACTGGGATCTTAAAGTCAAAGCCAATCGTGCA GCTTTCAAGAAACAAGCATGCAACTGTAGGTGAAATGATGGAATTCACTGAGGGTAATCAAGCTTGGAACCTAAATTTCTCTAGAGTGCTCAAAAATGATGAAGTAGATATGGTGGCAAATTTACTTCAGCTTATAAGCAATCCTCACATAGCTGAAAATGGTGATGACACAATAATATGGATTCCAGGGAATGCATTCTCTGTAAGATCATGTTATTTGGCTTTACAGGATGATGGTTTTCTCAGGTTTCCTTACAAGAGCATTTGGAATCCAATAATTCCAATGAAGGTTATTTTCTTTGCTTGGTATTTTTGTTATAATGCAGCTCCTACTCTTGattcaattgggaaatccattGTGATTAATGCCTGTATTTTGTGTAAGAAAGCTCCAGAAACAAATACTCATTTATTTTTGCACCGTGAGGAGACAGGAAAATTGTGGAATTTTTTCTTCAACAGCTTCAAGACCCATTGGGTTTTTGGAATTGATGTTAGAACTACTATGTGGGAGTGGTGCAGAAAGAAAAGGAAGTCTTTAAAAAGAAGACTGTACTTTTGCAATTTGGTGGACAATGTGGAATGA
- the LOC113281953 gene encoding ATP-dependent RNA helicase HAS1-like, whose translation MASSEEEINHENEELKMNKKKKRKRENKKTKKQVEKPVSESEEDEKTVDRVEEEEENNGNLNLEQDGEEEEAVETEVKEAEKKKKKVTKGSGIMSTEAFSNLPLSEPTMKAIEDMGFQHMTQIQARSIPHLLEGKDVLGAARTGSGKTLAFLIPAIELMHCLKFSPRNGTGVIVICPTRELAMQSHAVAKDLLKYHSQTVGLVMGGAARRGEAERLVRGVNLLVATPGRLLDHLQNTKGFIFKNLKCLVVDEADRILEANFEEEMRQIIKLLPKDKRQTALFSATQTKKVEDLARLSFQTKPIYIDVDEDRKKSTNEGLEQGYCIVPSERRFLLLYSFLKRNLSKKVMVFFSSCMSVKYHSEILRYIHVDCFDIHGKQKQQKRTSTFFDFCKAEKGILLCTDVAARGLDIPAVDWIVQYDPPDEPKEYIHRVGRTARGEGSKGCALLFLIPEEVLFLKYLKLAKVPVKEYEFDEKKLAKVQPHLEDLVEKNYYLNKSAKEAYRAYILAYNSHSMKDIFNVHKLDLQAVAASFCFSGPPKINLALDSNASKFRKKSRKVDGSRHGINLDNPYGKQKDDNRQFVRY comes from the exons ATGGCTAGTTCAGAAGAGGAGATTAATCATGAAAACGAAGAGTTAAagatgaataagaagaagaagagaaagagagagaataAGAAAACTAAGAAACAAGTTGAAAAACCAGTTTCAGAatctgaagaagatgaaaaaactgTTGATagagttgaagaagaagaggaaaataaTGGAAACTTGAATCTAGAACAAGATGGGGAGGAAGAGGAAGCTGTTGAAACAGAGGTTAAGGaggcggagaagaagaagaagaaggttactAAAGGATCGGGAATCATGAGTACTGAAGCTTTCTCTAACTTACCTCTCTCTGAACCTACTATGAAAGCTATCGAAGATATGGGTTTTCAACACATGACTCAG ATTCAAGCTAGATCTATTCCACATCTTCTGGAAGGAAAGGATGTTCTTGGAGCTGCAAGGACAGGTTCTGGGAAGACCCTAGCTTTCTTGATACCAGCCATTGAACTCATGCATTGTTTAAAGTTTAGTCCTCGTAATGGAACTGGTGTAATTGTCATTTGCCCGACTAGAGAACTCGCCATGCAG TCGCATGCTGTGGCAAAAGATCTTCTGAAGTACCATTCTCAGACTGTTGGGTTGGTTATGGGTGGTGCAGCTCGAAGAGGAGAAGCAGAACGCCTAGTGAGAGGAGTAAATTTGTTAGTAGCTACCCCGGGTAGACTTCTTGATCATCTTCAAAATACCAAGGGctttatttttaaaaatttgaaG TGCCTCGTTGTTGATGAAGCTGATCGAATACTGGAAGCAAACTTTGAGGAGGAAATGAGGCAGATTATAAAGCTTCTGCCCAAG GATAAAAGGCAAACAGCTTTGTTTTCTGCTACCCAGACTAAAAAG GTGGAAGATCTTGCGCGCTTATCATTTCAGACCAAACCCATTTATATTGATGTGGACGAGGACAGAAAAAAG TCCACAAATGAAGGATTAGAGCAAGGTTATTGTATTGTGCCAAGTGAGAGGAGATTCCTTCTGCTATATTCTTTCCTGAAGAGGAATCTGTCCAAGAAAGTGATGGTTTTCTTCTCTTCGTGTATGTCTGTAAAATATCACTCGGAGATTTTGAGGTACATTCATGTGGACTGCTTCGATATCCATGGAAAACAAAAGCAGCAGAAACGTACATCGACCTTTTTTGATTTCTGCAAGGCAGAAAAAGGTATCTTATTATGCACAGATGTTGCTGCTCGTGGGCTTGACATTCCTGCTGTT GACTGGATTGTACAGTATGATCCTCCAGATGAGCCAAAG GAGTATATTCATAGGGTTGGTCGAACAGCTCGTGGTGAAGGTTCTAAAGGGTGTGCTCTTCTCTTCTTAATACCAGAAGAGGTGCTGTTTCTTAAATATTTGAAG TTAGCAAAAGTACCAGTGAAAGAGTATGAATTTGACGAAAAGAAGTTAGCAAAAGTGCAACCTCACTTG GAGGATCTAgtggaaaaaaattattatttaaataAGTCGGCAAAGGAAGCGTACAGAGCATACATACTAGCATATAATTCACATTCTATGAAAGACATCTTTAATGTTCACAAACTCGACCTTCAG GCTGTTGCTGCTTCATTTTGCTTTTCTGGTCCACCAAAGATAAATCTGGCTCTTGATAGCAATGCATCCAAATTTAGAAAGAAGAGTCGTAAAGTGGATGGAAGTCGCCATGGGATTAATCTAGACAATCCTTATGGTAAACAAAAAGATGATAACCGGCAATTTGTTAGGTATTAG